From the genome of Aeromonas hydrophila subsp. hydrophila ATCC 7966:
AGTGCCAGCACGATGCGCTCGGGGCCGTATTTTTCCATCCAGCTGGCCACCAGATCCGGCGATTTGACGGCGGTGGAGCCGATCACCACCCGGCTGGCGCCGGCGGCCAGCAGATCTGCCACATCCTGCTCGCTGCGCACGCCGCCCCCCACCTGCACCGGTGCTTCGGTGGCCGACAGCAGCTGGGCGATGAGAGGGAGCTGGCGCGCCTTGGCATCCTTGGCACCATCAAGGTCCACCAGGTGCAGTTGCACCGCCCCCTGGGAGACATATTCGTCGAAGCGGGCCTGCGGGCTGTCGCTGTAGGCGGTCTTCTGACCGTAGTCGCCCTGATAGAGCCTCACGACTTGGCCGTTAATCAGATCAATGGCTGGAATAATCATCCTTGTTACAGCTCCAAAAAGTTTTGCAGTAGGCGGGCACCGGCCGCGCCGGAGCGCTCCGGGTGGAATTGGGCGCCAAAGAAATTGCTGCGCTCTGCAACCCCGCCCACGATGGCGGTGAAAGGCTTGCCGTAGTCACAGGTCGCCAGCGTCGCTTCGGTTACCTCCAGCGCATAGGAGTGCACGAAGTAGAAGTAGCTGCCGCTCGGGATCCCCTTGAGCAGAGGATGGGTCTCGTCGTGTTCAATCTGGTTCCAGCCCATGTGGGGCAAACGCAGATTGCCTACTTCCATCAGCTTGATCCTGCCCGGTACTATGCCAAGGCAATCGATCAAGGCATGGGTCTTGCCATCGGCCGCCATGCTCTCTTCGGAGGCCTCCGCCAGCATCTGCATGCCGAGGCAAAAACCCAGCAGCGGCTGCTTGGCGGCGCGAATGAGCGGCACCAGCCCCCGTTCGTTGAGATTCTTCATGGCGGCCACCGCGGTGCCGACGCCGGGCAGGATCAGCTTGTCCGCCTGCTCGATATCGGCAGCCTCGCGGGAGACCCGCGGCTGCACGCCGAGGCGCTCGAATGCCATGCGCACCGAGGCCAGGTTCGCGCAGCCGGTGTCGATGATGACCAGCTTCTGCTTGCTCACATCCATCACAGCACCCCCTTGCTGGAGGGAAGCTCGCTCCCTTCCACTCGAATGGCCTGGCGCAGGGCGCGGCCAAAGCCCTTGAACAGCGCCTCCACCTGGTGGTGGGTGTTGCCGCTGCCGACCTTCATCTGCAGGGTGATGGCCATGGCATCCGAGAGGGAGCGGAAGAAGTGGGGCACCATCTCGGTGGCCATCTCGCCCACGCTGTCGCGGCCAAAACCGCTCGGGCAGTCGAACACGAAGTAGGGGCGGCCGCTCAAGTCGAGCGCGGTGGCCACGTCCAGCTCGGTCAACGAGGGAGCCTGGGTGCTGTCATTGGCGCCGTCAACCAGGCGGGGGCGACCGTCGATCACCGCCTGAACCTCGTCCATCGCCAGCACGAAGCCGAAGCGGCCGATGCCGCGCTTGCTGCCAAGGGCCTGGCGCAGCGCCTGACCCAGGGCCAATCCGACGTCTTCTACCGTGTGGTGATCGTCGATGTGCAGATCGCCGCTCACTTTGAGCTTGAGTCTGAAACCTGCGTGGGTCGCTATCTGATCCAGCATGTGATCAAAGAAGCCGATGCCGGTGGCGATCTGGTTGCCGCCGCTCTTGTCGAGATCCACCGCCACCTGGATGCGAGTCTCCTTGGTGTAACGCTCCACCTCGGCCACACGCCCCTTGGACAGCAGCTGATCACGGATGGCGAGCCAGTCGTGATCCTGCGGGTGGTAGCGGATCCCGCGAATGCCCATGTTGTCGGCCAGCTGCAGATCGGTCTGTCTGTCACCAATCACGAAGGAGTTGGCAAAGTCGATGCGACCGGAGGCGAGATACTCCTTCACCAGCCCGAGGTGGGGCTTGCGGCAGCTGCAGCCGTCGGTGGGGAAGTGCGGGCAGATCAGCACCTGCTCCCAGTTCACCCCTTGCGATTCGAACAGGTGCATCATCAGATCGTGGGGCGGCTGGAAGTTCTCCAGCGGCAGGCTGGCAGTACCCAGCCCGTCCTGGTTGGTCACCATCACCAGCACGTAGCCGGCGGCCTGCAATTCGCGCAGCACTGGAATGACCATGGGCTCGAAGCGCAGCTTGGCGAGGCTGTCCACCTGCTTGTCGGTCACCGGCTCTTCAATCAGGGTGCCGTCGCGGTCGATAAACAAAAACGGGGTCTTCATCGCTACATCCTTGTCTTAAAAAGAGGGAGAGGGCAGGTCACGCAATACCGCCAGCACGGCATCCATCTCGCCCTGATAGCCGATGGTGACCCGAATGCTGTTGTCCAGGCCCGGCTTGGTCGAGAAATCCCGCAAGATGATGCCGGCGGCCTTCATGGCGGCAAAGACGGCGGCGCCATCCACAAAGCGCACCAGCACGAAGTTGCCCTTGTCCTCGAACACTTCTTTCACACAGTGCAGGGTTGCCAGCGCGGCCTTGAAGGCGGCTTTTTGCTTGTTGAGCTCCACCACTCGCTCCTGCATCAGCTCCAGTCCCATGGGGGAGAGGGCCTGCGCCGCGATCTGGGCGATGGGCTCGGGGATGGGATAGGGGGCGATCACCTTGGCCAGCATGGCGATCACCTCGGGACTGGCCAGCGTAAAGCCGCAGCGGATCCCCGCCAGGGCAAAGGCCTTGGAGAGGGTGCGGGTCACCACCAGATTGGGGAAGCGGGCCAGCAGGTCCACCACGGACGCCTCGGGGCAGAATTCGATATAGGCCTCGTCTACCACCACGATGGCGCGATCCCGCGCCTTCTCCAGCAGGGCGATGAGGCCGTCGCGGCCCACCAGATCTCCGGTGGGATTGTTGGGGGAGCAGAGGAACACCAGTTTCACGTCGGAAAGGCGATCGGCAATAGCGGGCCAGTCAGGCTGGCGGCTGGTGGTGAGCGGCTGCTCGACGATGCCGACACCACAGGTCTCGGCGCTGATGGCGTACATGCCGTAAGTGGGTGGGCAGATCAGGATCTGATCTTCACCCGCTTCGCAGAAGGTGCGGATCAAGAGCTCGATGGCCTCGTCGGCACCGCGGCTCACCAGCACCTGATCGGGGTTGACCCCGGCGTAGGCGGCATAACCGTTCACCACCTCGGCCGGCTGGCACTCGGGGTAGCGGTTGAGACGGCCGCCCTCAATGGTGAAGGGATAGGCCAGCGGCGCCTCGTTGGCGTTGAGCCAGACGTGGCCCTTGCCGCCGATGCGGCGAGCGGATTGATAGGGGGTGAGGGCCCGCACCACGCGGCGCGCCAGGTTGGCAATGCTCATGACAAATCCTTCTGCTGTGCTGTTTGTTGGGGCGCGGCGGCCAGGGCGTTCAACCTGAGGGTGACGGCGTTCTTGTGGCCATCGAGCCCCTCGGCCTGGGCGATGCGCTCGACGATGGGACCAAGGCCCTGAATGCCGCGTTCGCTCAGCTCCTGCACCGTGTAGCGGCGCTGGTAATCGGCGAGGCCCAGGCTCGAGCAGGTGCGGGCATAACCGTAGGTGGGCAGGGTGTGGTTGGTACCGCTGGCGTAATCGCCGACCGATTCCGGCGTCCATGCTCCCAGGAAGATGGAGCCGGCATTCTCAAGCTGATCCAGTAGATCACGGGGAGCGCGGGTCTGCACGATCAGGTGCTCCGGCGCGTAGGCGTTGGAGATGGCGCAGGCTTCTGCCAGATCGTCGCAGAGGATCACCAGACTGCTGCCGAGCGCCTGCGCGGCGATATCGCGGCGAGTCAGCTTGGCCAGTTGGCGCTTGATCTCGCCGTTGATAGCATCGGCCAGCAGCGGCGAGGTGGTCACCAGCACCACCTGACTGTCGGGGCCGTGCTCGGCCTGGGAGAGCAGATCCGCCGCCACGAAGGCCGGGTTGGCGCTCTCGTCGGCAATCACCAGCACCTCGGAGGGGCCAGCGGGCATGTCGATGGCGGCGCCGCGCCAGTCACGGGATACCTGGCCCTTGGCTTCGGTCACATAGGCGTTGCCCGGGCCGAAGATCTTGTCCACCTTGGGGATGCTCTGTGTGCCGTAAGCCATGGCCGCGATGGCCTGGGCGCCGCCGATGGCGAACACCTTCTCGACGCCGCAGGCGCGAGCGGCGAACAGGATCTCGTCGCTGGCCGGGGACGGGGTGCAGAGCACCACTTCACGGCAACCGGCGATAGCAGCTGGAATGGCCAGCATCATCACGGTGGAGGGGAGCGGCGCGCTGCCCCCTGGCACGTAGAGACCGACCCGGCTGATGGGCTGGGTGCGCAGCTCGCACACTACCCCGGGCTGGGTCTCCACCCGCACCACCGGCTGTACCTGGGCGGCGTGAAAGGAACGAATGTTGGCAATCGCCGCCTCGATGGCGCCCTTAATATCGTCACCCAAGCGGGCGCAGGCGGCCTCGATTTCGGCATCGCTCACCTGCAGTTGCTGACGGGGGACGCGCTCGAAGCGCTGGCTCAGCTCGCGCAGAGCCTCGTCGCCCCGGCTGCGCACCGCAGCGATGATCTCCCGCACCACGGCGCCGATGTCGGCCTCGTCACTCAGGGCCGGCCGGGTCAGCACGTCGGCCTGCTGGGCGGGGGAGAGGGTCTTCCAGATCAGGGTCTGCATGATGTCCCTTCCTTATTCCATCATTTTTTCGATGGGCAGCACCAGAATGGAGCTGGCGCCGAGGGCCTTGAGCTGCTCCATGGTTTCCCAGAACAGGGTCTCGCTGGAGACGACGTGCAGCGCCACTTGGTTGGTCTCGCCCGCCAGCTGCATGATGGTGGGACGCTCGGCGCCCGGCAGCAGATCGGTGATGGCATCGAGCTTGTCCTTGGGCGCGTGCAGCATGATGTACTTGCTCTCGCGCGCCTGCTGCATCCCCTGAATGCGGGGCAGCAGGGTGTCGATGATCTTCTGCTTGGCATCGGACAAGGGGTTGGGCGCCTGCACCAGTACAGCCTTGGAGCGGTAGATGACTTCCACCTCTTTGAGGCCGTTGGCCTCCAGGGTGGCGCCGGTGGAGACCAGATCGCAGATGGCATCGGCCAGGCCTGCACGCGGCGCCACTTCCACCGAACCACCCAGCATCACGCTCTTGAAGCTAAGCCCTTTTTCGTCGAAGAAGCGCTTGAGCAGCCCCGGGTAAGAGGTGGCGATGCGCTTGCCGGCGAGGCTCTGTGGCCCGGTGTAGGTGACGTCGTCCGGTACCGCTAGGGAGAGGCGGCAGCCGCCGAAGTCGAGCTGTTTGAGGGTCTTGACCGCAAAGGGCTGGCCCTGGGAGGCGCGGATGAGCTGCACCTCTTCCAGCACGTTTTCACCGATGATGCCAAGGTCGACTACCCCTTCCATCACCAGTCCCGGGATGTCGTCATCGCGTACTCGCAGAATGTCGATGGGCATGTTCTCGACATGGGCGATGAGGCGCTGTTCGCGCAGGTTGATCTTGAGGCCGCAGCTCTTGAACAGGGCCTGGGAGTCCTGGCTCAGGCGACCAGATTTTTGCATGGCGATGCGCAGACGTTGTGTTTCCATTGCTCGATTTCCTTCTAGTCAAAAACGAAAAAGCCCTCGGAAGTCAGTGCTTCCGAGGGCTTATGAATCTTGCGGTCCTTTTGGAAGTCACCAGTTAAGTGTCTTCCAGCAGTCAACCTCCTGAAAGACTATTCGGGATGATGATGGTGGTGATGAGTCTTCAGGCTGGTGAACTGCATGTAATCAATCCTTTACAAATAAGATGTCGTAGTTGACGCCCGATTTAAACTACCTGCCTTGACGGAAAAAGCAACCGGAAAATGTGATTTGGTCGATTAAAGTTGAGAAAACGGTTTTCTGGTCGATAACTAGACAAGGTGAGCCAGAGGAGGCGACATCATGCCCAGTCAGGACCTGTTATTCCCCATTCTGCCCCGGGCACCGGCTGCCCCGAGCAGTGACGACATCAAGCGGGAAGTGACCCAGATCAGCCAGAAGCATCAGCTTCGCAAGACCAGCACCGACAACGGTGACTCCCAGCAGCGCCAGCAGCCTTATCCATCGGCCAAGCGTGATCAGCCGGCACCTGAAGAGGACGATCACAAGCCGGATCCCGATCACCAGATCGATCTCTTCGTCTAGACGCAGAATCAGTCCCGCTTTTGCCACACTTTTGGCATAATGCCCCCTTTTGCTGCGGGACGCCCTTTTGACCATCCAGACCCTGTTCAAGCCAGACGGCCCTCTGGCCAGCCATATCGACGGCTTCAAAGCCCGAGCCCCGCAACTGGAGATGGCCGAGGCGGTGGCGCGTGCCATCAAGGAGCATGGTCGCTTGCTGGTGGAGGCGGGCACCGGTACCGGCAAAACCTACGCCTACCTAGTGCCGGCGCTGGAATCCGGCAAACGGGTGGTGATCAGCACTGGCTCCAAGAACCTGCAGGAGCAACTTTTCTACCGGGATCTCCCCACCATCACGGGGGCGCTCTCCTATACCCCGCCGGTGGCCCTGCTCAAGGGGCGCAGCAACTATCTGTGCATCGAGCGGATGAACCGGCTGCT
Proteins encoded in this window:
- the hisA gene encoding 1-(5-phosphoribosyl)-5-[(5-phosphoribosylamino)methylideneamino]imidazole-4-carboxamide isomerase — its product is MIIPAIDLINGQVVRLYQGDYGQKTAYSDSPQARFDEYVSQGAVQLHLVDLDGAKDAKARQLPLIAQLLSATEAPVQVGGGVRSEQDVADLLAAGASRVVIGSTAVKSPDLVASWMEKYGPERIVLALDVNIDAQGNRHIAVAGWQENSGVTIEALIERFLPAGLKHVLCTDISRDGTLSGTNVELYRDLCARYPSVGFQASGGIGGIEDIEALKGSGVKGIILGRALLEGKFSVGDAIACWGNGSL
- the hisH gene encoding imidazole glycerol phosphate synthase subunit HisH, whose translation is MDVSKQKLVIIDTGCANLASVRMAFERLGVQPRVSREAADIEQADKLILPGVGTAVAAMKNLNERGLVPLIRAAKQPLLGFCLGMQMLAEASEESMAADGKTHALIDCLGIVPGRIKLMEVGNLRLPHMGWNQIEHDETHPLLKGIPSGSYFYFVHSYALEVTEATLATCDYGKPFTAIVGGVAERSNFFGAQFHPERSGAAGARLLQNFLEL
- the hisB gene encoding bifunctional histidinol-phosphatase/imidazoleglycerol-phosphate dehydratase HisB, translating into MKTPFLFIDRDGTLIEEPVTDKQVDSLAKLRFEPMVIPVLRELQAAGYVLVMVTNQDGLGTASLPLENFQPPHDLMMHLFESQGVNWEQVLICPHFPTDGCSCRKPHLGLVKEYLASGRIDFANSFVIGDRQTDLQLADNMGIRGIRYHPQDHDWLAIRDQLLSKGRVAEVERYTKETRIQVAVDLDKSGGNQIATGIGFFDHMLDQIATHAGFRLKLKVSGDLHIDDHHTVEDVGLALGQALRQALGSKRGIGRFGFVLAMDEVQAVIDGRPRLVDGANDSTQAPSLTELDVATALDLSGRPYFVFDCPSGFGRDSVGEMATEMVPHFFRSLSDAMAITLQMKVGSGNTHHQVEALFKGFGRALRQAIRVEGSELPSSKGVL
- the hisC gene encoding histidinol-phosphate transaminase, encoding MSIANLARRVVRALTPYQSARRIGGKGHVWLNANEAPLAYPFTIEGGRLNRYPECQPAEVVNGYAAYAGVNPDQVLVSRGADEAIELLIRTFCEAGEDQILICPPTYGMYAISAETCGVGIVEQPLTTSRQPDWPAIADRLSDVKLVFLCSPNNPTGDLVGRDGLIALLEKARDRAIVVVDEAYIEFCPEASVVDLLARFPNLVVTRTLSKAFALAGIRCGFTLASPEVIAMLAKVIAPYPIPEPIAQIAAQALSPMGLELMQERVVELNKQKAAFKAALATLHCVKEVFEDKGNFVLVRFVDGAAVFAAMKAAGIILRDFSTKPGLDNSIRVTIGYQGEMDAVLAVLRDLPSPSF
- the hisD gene encoding histidinol dehydrogenase, which codes for MQTLIWKTLSPAQQADVLTRPALSDEADIGAVVREIIAAVRSRGDEALRELSQRFERVPRQQLQVSDAEIEAACARLGDDIKGAIEAAIANIRSFHAAQVQPVVRVETQPGVVCELRTQPISRVGLYVPGGSAPLPSTVMMLAIPAAIAGCREVVLCTPSPASDEILFAARACGVEKVFAIGGAQAIAAMAYGTQSIPKVDKIFGPGNAYVTEAKGQVSRDWRGAAIDMPAGPSEVLVIADESANPAFVAADLLSQAEHGPDSQVVLVTTSPLLADAINGEIKRQLAKLTRRDIAAQALGSSLVILCDDLAEACAISNAYAPEHLIVQTRAPRDLLDQLENAGSIFLGAWTPESVGDYASGTNHTLPTYGYARTCSSLGLADYQRRYTVQELSERGIQGLGPIVERIAQAEGLDGHKNAVTLRLNALAAAPQQTAQQKDLS
- the hisG gene encoding ATP phosphoribosyltransferase, giving the protein METQRLRIAMQKSGRLSQDSQALFKSCGLKINLREQRLIAHVENMPIDILRVRDDDIPGLVMEGVVDLGIIGENVLEEVQLIRASQGQPFAVKTLKQLDFGGCRLSLAVPDDVTYTGPQSLAGKRIATSYPGLLKRFFDEKGLSFKSVMLGGSVEVAPRAGLADAICDLVSTGATLEANGLKEVEVIYRSKAVLVQAPNPLSDAKQKIIDTLLPRIQGMQQARESKYIMLHAPKDKLDAITDLLPGAERPTIMQLAGETNQVALHVVSSETLFWETMEQLKALGASSILVLPIEKMME